A single Vigna radiata var. radiata cultivar VC1973A chromosome 8, Vradiata_ver6, whole genome shotgun sequence DNA region contains:
- the LOC106771764 gene encoding putative protein phosphatase 2C-like protein 44 isoform X3: MGIRDFHIKLKAFRVKRFFFGRRRNKWRGNKPSWMIPISHGHHVVEHHVIKGGSDDDSEFDSVVIQREQMDRTELWYFGIFDAVVGDGVTKFVQSHFFGKKLKECHMRRKGKETLKRAYLGVRTKIREALKPEEEICRVGSTSVMVINGEKLVIANMGDYRTVLCRNGVAYQTTGRHSHSAKRNWYSRLFSVRMIACESGNTTGTKHSKGSELVVGGDRIDCDTEFLILASNGIWEFM; the protein is encoded by the exons ATGGGAATAAGAGACTTCCATATCAAGCTTAAG GCATTCAGGGTGAAACGGTTTTTCTTTGGAAGAAGGAGAAATAAATGGAGAGGAAACAAGCCTTCATGGATGATTCCAATATCACATGGTCATCATGTGGTGGAGCATCATGTGATCAAAGGTGGTTCTGATGATGACTCAGAGTTTGATTCAGTTGTGATACAGAGGGAGCAGATGGATCGTACAGAACTATGGTATTTTGGAATCTTTGATGCTGTAGTTGGAGATGGAGTTACCAAGTTTGTGCAGTCCCATTTCTTTGGCAAGAAGCTCAAAGAG TGTCATATGaggagaaaagggaaagaaacaCTGAAGAGAGCTTACCTAGGTGTAAGAACAAAGATCAGAGAGGCACTGAAGCCAGAGGAGGAGATATGCAGAGTAGGTTCAACATCAGTGATGGTGATAAATGGAGAAAAGTTAGTGATAGCCAACATGGGAGATTACAGAACTGTTTTGTGCAGAAATGGTGTTGCTTATCAGACAACTGGCAGACACAGTCATTCAGCCAAGAGAAATTGGTATAGCAGACTCTTTTCAG TACGCATGATAGCTTGTGAATCAGGCAACACAACAGGTACAAAGCATTCTAAAGGCTCAGAACTTGTGGTGGGAGGTGATAGAATCGATTGTGATACTGAATTTTTGATCCTTGCAAGCAATGGCATATGGGAG TTTATGTAA
- the LOC106771028 gene encoding probable 60S ribosomal protein L14: MPFKRYVEIGRVAQINYGKEYGRLVVIVDVIDQNRALVDAPDMVRSQVNFKRLSLTDIKIDIKRVPKKKDLIQAMDAADVKNRWEKSSWGRKLIVQKRRASLNDFDRFKIMLAKIKRAAVVRQELAKLKKSAS; encoded by the exons ATG CCATTCAAGAGGTACGTTGAGATTGGAAGGGTTGCTCAGATCAACTACGGCAAAGAGTATGGGAGGCTAGTGGTCATTGTCGATGTCATTGACCAGAACAGA GCTCTTGTGGACGCCCCCGATATGGTGAGGTCCCAAGTGAACTTCAAGAGGCTGTCACTCACTGACATTAAGATTGATATCAAGAGGGTCCCAAAGAAGAAGGATCTCATTCAAGCCATGGACGCTGCTG ATGTTAAGAACAGGTGGGAGAAAAGTTCATGGGGCAGAAAACTGATTGTGCAGAAGAGAAGAGCATCCCTCAATGACTTTGACAGGTTCAAGATTATGTTGGCAAAGATCAAG AGGGCAGCAGTTGTTAGGCAGGAGCTTGCTAAGCTGAAAAAGAGTGCTTCTTAG
- the LOC106770004 gene encoding uncharacterized protein LOC106770004: MQQKYQGSTKVKRAQLQALRRELELLTMKEGEKVDTFLGITLSMVKKMKSNGENMEQSMVVSKILRSLTPKYNYIVCSIEESNDLSNLTLDELYASLLVHEQRMQEHPVEEQV; this comes from the coding sequence ATGCAGCAGAAGTACCAGGGCTCTACAAAGGTAAAAAGAGCACAACTTCAAGCTCTTAGAAGAGAGCTTGAATTACTTACCATGAAAGAAGGGGAGAAGGTGGATACTTTTCTTGGCATAACCCTTAGCATGGTGAAAAAGATGAAATCGAATGGTGAAAACATGGAGCAAAGTATGGTGGTCAGTAAGATTCTTAGATCATTGACTCCTAAATACAATTATATTGTATGTTCAATAGAGGAGTCGAACGATTTAAGCAATCTAACTCTCGACGAACTCTATGCAAGTCTTCTTGTTCATGAACAAAGGATGCAGGAACACCCAGTAGAGGAACAAGTATAG
- the LOC106771764 gene encoding putative protein phosphatase 2C-like protein 44 isoform X2, producing the protein MGIRDFHIKLKAFRVKRFFFGRRRNKWRGNKPSWMIPISHGHHVVEHHVIKGGSDDDSEFDSVVIQREQMDRTELWYFGIFDAVVGDGVTKFVQSHFFGKKLKECHMRRKGKETLKRAYLGVRTKIREALKPEEEICRVGSTSVMVINGEKLVIANMGDYRTVLCRNGVAYQTTGRHSHSAKRNWYSRLFSVRMIACESGNTTGTKHSKGSELVVGGDRIDCDTEFLILASNGIWEVMKNQEAVNLIRHIEDPQEAAECLAKEALIRMSRSKISCLVIRFD; encoded by the exons ATGGGAATAAGAGACTTCCATATCAAGCTTAAG GCATTCAGGGTGAAACGGTTTTTCTTTGGAAGAAGGAGAAATAAATGGAGAGGAAACAAGCCTTCATGGATGATTCCAATATCACATGGTCATCATGTGGTGGAGCATCATGTGATCAAAGGTGGTTCTGATGATGACTCAGAGTTTGATTCAGTTGTGATACAGAGGGAGCAGATGGATCGTACAGAACTATGGTATTTTGGAATCTTTGATGCTGTAGTTGGAGATGGAGTTACCAAGTTTGTGCAGTCCCATTTCTTTGGCAAGAAGCTCAAAGAG TGTCATATGaggagaaaagggaaagaaacaCTGAAGAGAGCTTACCTAGGTGTAAGAACAAAGATCAGAGAGGCACTGAAGCCAGAGGAGGAGATATGCAGAGTAGGTTCAACATCAGTGATGGTGATAAATGGAGAAAAGTTAGTGATAGCCAACATGGGAGATTACAGAACTGTTTTGTGCAGAAATGGTGTTGCTTATCAGACAACTGGCAGACACAGTCATTCAGCCAAGAGAAATTGGTATAGCAGACTCTTTTCAG TACGCATGATAGCTTGTGAATCAGGCAACACAACAGGTACAAAGCATTCTAAAGGCTCAGAACTTGTGGTGGGAGGTGATAGAATCGATTGTGATACTGAATTTTTGATCCTTGCAAGCAATGGCATATGGGAG GTGATGAAGAACCAAGAGGCTGTGAATCTCATAAGACATATTGAGGATCCACAAGAAGCAGCTGAGTGCTTGGCAAAGGAAGCTTTGATCAGGATGAGCAGAAGCAAAATTTCATGCTTAGTCATTCGCTTTGACTGA
- the LOC106771764 gene encoding putative protein phosphatase 2C-like protein 44 isoform X1 — protein MGIRDFHIKLKAFRVKRFFFGRRRNKWRGNKPSWMIPISHGHHVVEHHVIKGGSDDDSEFDSVVIQREQMDRTELWYFGIFDAVVGDGVTKFVQSHFFGKKLKECHMRRKGKETLKRAYLGVRTKIREALKPEEEICRVGSTSVMVINGEKLVIANMGDYRTVLCRNGVAYQTTGRHSHSAKRNWYSRLFSVRMIACESGNTTGTKHSKGSELVVGGDRIDCDTEFLILASNGIWEQVMKNQEAVNLIRHIEDPQEAAECLAKEALIRMSRSKISCLVIRFD, from the exons ATGGGAATAAGAGACTTCCATATCAAGCTTAAG GCATTCAGGGTGAAACGGTTTTTCTTTGGAAGAAGGAGAAATAAATGGAGAGGAAACAAGCCTTCATGGATGATTCCAATATCACATGGTCATCATGTGGTGGAGCATCATGTGATCAAAGGTGGTTCTGATGATGACTCAGAGTTTGATTCAGTTGTGATACAGAGGGAGCAGATGGATCGTACAGAACTATGGTATTTTGGAATCTTTGATGCTGTAGTTGGAGATGGAGTTACCAAGTTTGTGCAGTCCCATTTCTTTGGCAAGAAGCTCAAAGAG TGTCATATGaggagaaaagggaaagaaacaCTGAAGAGAGCTTACCTAGGTGTAAGAACAAAGATCAGAGAGGCACTGAAGCCAGAGGAGGAGATATGCAGAGTAGGTTCAACATCAGTGATGGTGATAAATGGAGAAAAGTTAGTGATAGCCAACATGGGAGATTACAGAACTGTTTTGTGCAGAAATGGTGTTGCTTATCAGACAACTGGCAGACACAGTCATTCAGCCAAGAGAAATTGGTATAGCAGACTCTTTTCAG TACGCATGATAGCTTGTGAATCAGGCAACACAACAGGTACAAAGCATTCTAAAGGCTCAGAACTTGTGGTGGGAGGTGATAGAATCGATTGTGATACTGAATTTTTGATCCTTGCAAGCAATGGCATATGGGAG CAGGTGATGAAGAACCAAGAGGCTGTGAATCTCATAAGACATATTGAGGATCCACAAGAAGCAGCTGAGTGCTTGGCAAAGGAAGCTTTGATCAGGATGAGCAGAAGCAAAATTTCATGCTTAGTCATTCGCTTTGACTGA